From the Syntrophorhabdaceae bacterium genome, one window contains:
- the dapA gene encoding 4-hydroxy-tetrahydrodipicolinate synthase, protein MDLAGVFTALVTPFKNGKVDEDALKDLIGFQLQGDVDGLVPCGTTGEAPTLSYEEHERVIELTVKYAGGSVPVIAGTGSNSTKEAIELTESAKRLGADACLLTTPYYNKPTQEGLYRHYKEIAEAVDIPLVLYNIPGRTGINMAPETIKRVAEIPNIVGIKEASGSLVQVSEIYRLTGGRFTIFSGDDNIFLPMMSVGAVGVISVISNIMPKELKELYRAFAEEEDIKKARDLHTRLMPLFQGMFIETNPIPVKEALYYMGMIEKEFRLPLCPLSDANSRYLKGLLKEYGLLRR, encoded by the coding sequence ATGGACTTAGCGGGTGTTTTCACTGCCCTGGTGACACCTTTCAAAAACGGAAAGGTTGATGAAGATGCATTGAAAGACCTTATCGGGTTCCAGCTGCAAGGGGATGTCGATGGTCTTGTACCCTGCGGGACGACAGGAGAGGCGCCTACGCTTTCTTATGAAGAACATGAGAGGGTGATCGAATTGACGGTGAAGTATGCCGGGGGTTCGGTACCTGTCATTGCAGGAACAGGCTCTAACAGCACGAAAGAAGCGATAGAACTGACGGAAAGCGCCAAAAGGCTCGGAGCCGACGCATGCCTTCTCACGACACCTTACTACAACAAGCCCACACAGGAAGGCCTTTACCGGCATTACAAAGAGATCGCCGAAGCAGTGGATATACCGCTCGTACTTTACAACATACCCGGCAGGACGGGCATCAACATGGCCCCCGAGACGATTAAAAGGGTCGCCGAGATCCCTAATATTGTCGGCATCAAGGAGGCTTCGGGATCCCTTGTCCAGGTCTCCGAGATATACAGGTTGACCGGAGGGAGATTCACGATATTCTCCGGTGATGATAATATCTTCCTGCCGATGATGAGCGTCGGCGCGGTTGGTGTCATATCGGTTATCTCGAACATCATGCCGAAGGAATTGAAAGAACTTTACAGGGCATTTGCGGAAGAAGAGGATATAAAGAAGGCGAGAGACCTGCACACAAGACTTATGCCGCTTTTCCAGGGGATGTTCATCGAGACCAACCCGATCCCGGTCAAGGAGGCCCTCTATTATATGGGTATGATCGAGAAGGAATTCAGATTGCCGTTGTGCCCGCTTTCAGACGCGAACAGCAGATACCTGAAGGGGTTGTTGAAGGAATACGGACTGCTGAGGAGAGA
- the dapB gene encoding 4-hydroxy-tetrahydrodipicolinate reductase, translated as TLENFRFVREKQKCIVIGTTGFSGDAIGQIRDSRDVRVVISPNMSIGMNLMFDVIDRVSKVLQDGYDIEIVEMHHRWKKDAPSGTAMKLKDIVKDAQTGKQWEEIYGRKGITGERKNGEIAILGLRGGDIVGEHTVMYAGIGERLEITHRAYSRENFARGALTAAKWIVRQGPGIYGMKDVLGL; from the coding sequence CGACGCTTGAGAATTTCAGGTTTGTCAGAGAGAAGCAGAAGTGTATTGTCATAGGCACAACAGGATTTTCCGGGGACGCCATCGGGCAGATCAGGGATTCAAGGGATGTTAGGGTTGTTATATCACCCAACATGAGCATAGGCATGAATCTCATGTTCGATGTTATTGACAGGGTATCAAAAGTCCTTCAGGACGGTTACGACATCGAGATCGTTGAGATGCACCATCGCTGGAAAAAGGATGCACCCAGCGGAACGGCGATGAAATTAAAGGACATCGTGAAGGATGCCCAGACAGGAAAGCAATGGGAAGAGATCTACGGCAGAAAGGGGATCACCGGCGAAAGGAAGAACGGGGAGATCGCTATCCTTGGTTTGAGGGGAGGCGACATCGTCGGCGAGCATACGGTGATGTACGCCGGTATCGGCGAACGGCTTGAGATTACTCACAGGGCCTATTCCCGTGAAAATTTTGCACGGGGGGCATTGACGGCGGCGAAGTGGATCGTCCGGCAGGGTCCCGGTATTTACGGGATGAAGGATGTGCTGGGATTATAG
- the bioD gene encoding dethiobiotin synthase, with product MKSLFITGTDTGIGKTVISMGLCAFLSLRKGMDVGVMKPFESGLTKGEQKAGSRDAVLLREASGSTDSLRKINPYTFEAPLAPEVAAELEHRVIDIDSVDRTYRDLLRKHDVLIIEGAGGVMVPIKSNFFYIDLIRRWSVPTVIVSRLGLGTINHTLLTSRYLESQGISIVGVILNDVNSEADIASQTNPGVLKQYLRVPFLGVFPHVAWVAQNRMNRELLAETFAKNIDTTAILQFL from the coding sequence GTGAAAAGCCTTTTTATAACCGGAACAGATACAGGGATCGGCAAGACAGTTATATCAATGGGTTTATGCGCCTTCCTTTCGTTGCGGAAGGGTATGGATGTCGGTGTCATGAAGCCCTTCGAAAGCGGGTTGACAAAAGGAGAACAGAAGGCAGGGTCCCGGGATGCGGTTTTATTGCGGGAGGCCTCAGGAAGCACCGATAGTCTGAGGAAGATCAATCCCTACACATTTGAAGCGCCCCTCGCCCCTGAAGTTGCTGCTGAGCTGGAACATCGTGTAATCGATATTGATAGCGTTGACAGGACATACCGGGATCTTCTGAGGAAGCACGATGTCCTTATCATTGAAGGAGCAGGCGGCGTCATGGTACCCATTAAAAGTAATTTCTTCTACATTGATCTCATCAGGCGATGGAGTGTGCCGACCGTCATTGTGTCGAGGCTCGGTCTCGGAACAATAAACCACACACTCCTGACAAGCCGTTATCTGGAATCACAGGGTATAAGCATCGTGGGCGTGATCTTGAATGACGTAAACAGTGAGGCCGATATCGCCTCACAGACAAACCCCGGTGTATTGAAACAATATCTCCGCGTCCCCTTTCTCGGGGTCTTTCCTCACGTGGCGTGGGTCGCGCAAAACAGAATGAACAGGGAACTCCTTGCCGAAACGTTTGCAAAGAATATTGACACCACCGCCATCCTGCAGTTTCTCTAA
- a CDS encoding pyridoxal phosphate-dependent aminotransferase yields MGISKNISKSMKDSSWIRAMFEEGEKLKKQFGPENILDFTLGNPVMEPPNELKAELIRIASSEIKGMHRYMTNSGYEEVRDDIAKFYEERSGLPFTKDHIIMTVGAAGGINVALKALLDAGNEVIVPNPYFVEFRFYIENHGGSMRLVDTRDDFHLDIEKIEKAINKKTKAIILNSPHNPTGVVYNEEELKDLAALLLKRKEKGQRIFILADEAYRKIIYNGTVLPDLFNIYEDTIVITCHSKDLALPGERIGHIAASPHIKNLRPLIDAMIFANRILGFINAPALMQRLIRKFQKNSVDIMDYQRKRDAIYRILVESGFDVTKPLGAFYIFPHSPIPDDILFVRTLQQHRILAVPGVGFGKPGYFRLAYCVEMDVIERSEKYFKEMMSGMR; encoded by the coding sequence ATGGGTATCTCAAAAAATATCAGCAAATCGATGAAAGACTCCTCGTGGATACGGGCAATGTTCGAAGAAGGTGAAAAACTGAAAAAACAGTTCGGTCCGGAGAATATACTCGACTTTACCCTCGGCAATCCCGTGATGGAACCGCCAAACGAACTGAAAGCAGAACTGATACGCATCGCCTCTTCAGAGATAAAGGGCATGCACCGGTACATGACGAACAGCGGCTACGAAGAGGTGAGAGACGATATAGCGAAATTCTATGAAGAAAGGTCAGGGCTGCCCTTTACGAAAGACCACATCATCATGACCGTCGGAGCCGCCGGGGGCATTAACGTCGCGCTGAAGGCCCTCCTCGATGCGGGCAACGAGGTAATCGTCCCCAATCCGTATTTCGTGGAATTCAGGTTCTATATAGAAAATCACGGCGGATCGATGAGGCTTGTCGATACCCGGGACGACTTTCATCTCGATATCGAAAAGATTGAAAAGGCGATAAACAAGAAGACCAAGGCGATCATCCTCAATTCACCGCATAACCCGACGGGTGTTGTCTATAACGAAGAGGAGTTGAAGGATCTTGCAGCGCTTCTTTTGAAACGGAAAGAAAAGGGGCAGAGGATATTCATCCTCGCCGATGAGGCATACAGGAAGATAATTTACAACGGCACTGTCCTGCCCGACCTGTTCAATATATACGAGGATACGATCGTCATTACGTGCCACTCAAAAGACCTCGCCCTCCCCGGGGAGCGCATAGGCCATATCGCCGCATCGCCTCATATAAAAAATCTGAGACCCCTTATAGACGCTATGATATTCGCAAACAGGATACTCGGCTTCATAAACGCCCCGGCGCTCATGCAGAGACTCATCCGGAAATTCCAGAAAAACAGCGTCGATATCATGGATTATCAGCGCAAAAGGGACGCCATTTACAGGATCCTTGTGGAATCCGGGTTCGATGTGACGAAACCCCTGGGGGCATTCTACATATTCCCGCACTCGCCGATACCTGACGATATCCTGTTCGTGAGGACCCTCCAGCAGCACCGCATTCTTGCCGTACCCGGGGTGGGTTTCGGGAAACCGGGTTATTTCCGGCTGGCCTACTGCGTTGAGATGGACGTCATCGAAAGGTCGGAGAAGTATTTCAAGGAGATGATGTCGGGCATGCGATAA
- a CDS encoding redox-sensing transcriptional repressor Rex: MAKYSKIPEATIRRLSNYLKCLGDLETRSEKVASSALIANICNVNAAQVRKDFAYFGEFGIRGMGYNVKELKRHIKEILGINREWRIAVVGIGNMGSALLVYKDFLKQNYKIVAAFDIQPERVIGHISERVGKPVEILHVEGLKEVVKARNIEIGIITTPPQEAQKVADWLVDANIKGILNLSPSPVKTPEHVKLRNLFFTSALDNLVYYLSN, translated from the coding sequence ATGGCGAAATATTCAAAGATCCCCGAAGCCACAATAAGAAGGCTCTCAAATTATCTGAAATGCCTTGGAGACCTGGAGACGAGGAGTGAAAAGGTAGCATCGAGCGCGCTCATCGCAAATATCTGTAACGTCAACGCAGCGCAGGTAAGAAAAGATTTTGCCTATTTCGGTGAATTCGGCATCAGGGGTATGGGCTACAATGTAAAAGAACTGAAAAGACATATCAAAGAAATACTCGGTATCAACAGGGAATGGAGGATCGCAGTGGTCGGCATCGGCAACATGGGAAGCGCCCTGCTTGTTTATAAGGATTTTCTCAAACAGAACTACAAGATAGTGGCTGCTTTTGATATCCAGCCCGAAAGGGTCATTGGGCATATTTCTGAAAGAGTAGGAAAACCCGTTGAGATTCTCCATGTTGAGGGACTGAAAGAGGTGGTGAAGGCAAGAAATATTGAGATCGGGATTATTACAACACCTCCCCAGGAGGCACAAAAGGTAGCGGATTGGCTCGTTGATGCGAATATCAAGGGTATCCTGAATTTGTCACCTTCACCCGTGAAGACCCCTGAACATGTAAAGCTCCGCAACCTTTTCTTTACGTCTGCCCTCGACAATCTCGTATACTACCTTTCAAATTAG